Proteins encoded together in one Eublepharis macularius isolate TG4126 chromosome 2, MPM_Emac_v1.0, whole genome shotgun sequence window:
- the DNAL1 gene encoding dynein axonemal light chain 1 isoform X2 produces MAKATTIKEALAKWEEKNGQKPSEAKEVKLYAQIPPIEKMDASLSSLVNCEKLSLSTNCIEKIANLNALKNLRILSLGRNNIKNLNGLEAVGDTLEELWISYNLIEKLKGLHVMKKLKILYMSNNLVKDWEFVRLADLPLLEDLVFVGNPLEEKYSADSQSAWVEEATKRVPRLKKLDGIPVIKQEEGEEGEN; encoded by the exons ATG gCAAAAGCAACAACTATTAAGGAAGCTCTAGCTAAATGG gaagaaaaaaatggccaGAAACCATCAGAGGCTAAGGAAGTAAAACTTTATGCACAGATTCCTCCTATAGAGAAGATGGATGCATCTCTTTCTTCTCTTGTTAACTGCGA AAAGCTGTCCTTATCTACAAACTGCATTGAAAAAATCGCCAACCTGAATGCGCTGA AAAACTTGCGGATTTTGTCTTTGGGAAGAAATAACATAAAGAATCTTAACGGTCTG GAGGCAGTTGGAGATACGTTAGAGGAGTTATGGATATCTTACAACCTGATTGAAAAATTGAAAGGACTTCATGTGATGAAGAAGTTGAAGATTCTCTATATGTCCAATAATCTAGTAAAAGATTGGG AATTTGTGAGACTGGCAGACTTACCATTACTGGAGGATCTGGTTTTTGTAGGCAATCCCTTGGAAGAGAAATACTCCGCTGACTCACAGAGTGCTTGGGTTGAGGAAGCAACCAAGCGAGTGCCCAGACTGAAGAAACTTGATG GTATCCCAGTTATTAAACAGGAGGAAGGTGAAGAAGGAGAAAACTAG
- the DNAL1 gene encoding dynein axonemal light chain 1 isoform X1 — MAKATTIKEALAKWEEKNGQKPSEAKEVKLYAQIPPIEKMDASLSSLVNCEKLSLSTNCIEKIANLNALKNLRILSLGRNNIKNLNGLEAVGDTLEELWISYNLIEKLKGLHVMKKLKILYMSNNLVKDWAEFVRLADLPLLEDLVFVGNPLEEKYSADSQSAWVEEATKRVPRLKKLDGIPVIKQEEGEEGEN; from the exons ATG gCAAAAGCAACAACTATTAAGGAAGCTCTAGCTAAATGG gaagaaaaaaatggccaGAAACCATCAGAGGCTAAGGAAGTAAAACTTTATGCACAGATTCCTCCTATAGAGAAGATGGATGCATCTCTTTCTTCTCTTGTTAACTGCGA AAAGCTGTCCTTATCTACAAACTGCATTGAAAAAATCGCCAACCTGAATGCGCTGA AAAACTTGCGGATTTTGTCTTTGGGAAGAAATAACATAAAGAATCTTAACGGTCTG GAGGCAGTTGGAGATACGTTAGAGGAGTTATGGATATCTTACAACCTGATTGAAAAATTGAAAGGACTTCATGTGATGAAGAAGTTGAAGATTCTCTATATGTCCAATAATCTAGTAAAAGATTGGG CAGAATTTGTGAGACTGGCAGACTTACCATTACTGGAGGATCTGGTTTTTGTAGGCAATCCCTTGGAAGAGAAATACTCCGCTGACTCACAGAGTGCTTGGGTTGAGGAAGCAACCAAGCGAGTGCCCAGACTGAAGAAACTTGATG GTATCCCAGTTATTAAACAGGAGGAAGGTGAAGAAGGAGAAAACTAG